The nucleotide sequence GCGTCTTCGGTGGCATCGGTGGGGCCGGCGGTCTAGCCGCCACCTACGGAACGGGCACCGTTGCGGCGGGGGCGGGCGGAAACGGCGGCACCGCCAGCAACGGCGTCGGCGGCGCCGGTGGTGCCGGTGGCGTCGGGGTTATCTACAGCGATTCCTCGTCGGTCGCCGCCGTCGGCGGCGTTGGCGGCAACGGCGGTAATGGAAACTTCGGCGGCGCCGGGGGTAACGGTGGGGGAGCCACCACCTACGGAACGGGGACCCCCATCGCCGGCGCGGGCGGCGCCGGTGGCACCGCCGGTATCGGCATCGGTGGCGCCGGTGGGGCCGGTGGCACCGCGGTCATCAACTCGACCCACTCCTCGGCCAACGTCGTCGGCGGCGCCGGCGGGGCGGGCGGCGCCGCGACCGGCGCCGCGAGCACCGGCGGGGCGGGCGGCGTCGGCGGTGCGGCGAGCTCCGTCGGGAGCGGTAACGCTACCGGCGGCGCTGGTGGCCTCGGCGGCAACGGCTTCAACGGTGGCAGTGGCGGCGCCGGCGGCAGTGCGGTGAGCGCCGCGACCTTCGGAAACGCCATCGGTGGCGCCGGGGGTGCCGGTGGGAACGGCGCGGGCGGCCCCTCCGGTGGTGCCGGTGGTTCCGGTGGTGTCGGTGGCACCGCGGTCATCTCAAGCAGCTTGAACCCGGCCACCGCCACCGGCGGCAATGGCGGGAACGGCGGTAACGGCGGGAGCGGCAACCCCGGTGGTGCCGGTGGCGCCGGTGGTGGCGCCACCACGGCCGGAACCGGAACCGTCGCGGGCGGGATGGGTGGCGCCGGCGGCAATGCCACCAACGGTGTCGGTGGCGCCGGCGGAGCCGGTGGCTTCGGCGTGATTACGTCGAGCGTCTCCACCGGCGACGCCATCGGCGGCAATGGCGGGATCGGCGGTGATGGCACGACCGGCGGCGTCGGTGGGGCCGGCGGTGGAGTCACCACGGCCGGAACGGGAATGGTCACCGCCGGCTCGGGCGGGACCGGCGGCGCCGCCAGTATGGGCAATGGCGGGGCAGGTGGCGTGGGCGGCAGCATTTCAATCACCTCTAGCTTCTCCACGGTGAGCGCCGTCGGCGGTACCGGCGGGGCGGGCGGCGCCTCGAGTGGCGCCGCCGGCACGGGCGGTACCGGTGGTGTCGGCGGTTCGGTGACCGATGCCGGGACCGGGGATATCACCGGCGGTACCGGTGGCGCCGGCGGCAAGGGCTTTAACGGCGGCAATGGCGGCGCTGGCGGCGGTGCGGTGAGCAACGGAATCGGAAACGCCACCGGTGGTGACGGTGGGGACGGATCCAGCGGCAGCGGCGGCGCGGGGGGCGCGGGTGGCGCCGGCGGCGGCGGCAGTATCCAGAACACTTCCTCGCCGGCCAACGCCACCGGAGGCGATGGTGGCGACGGAGGGGCCGGCACCCCCGTCGGCGCCGGCGGACCCGGCGGTTTGGGCGCCACCAAGGGATCCGGAACCGCCACTCCCGGCAACCCCGGCAACCCCGGGTAACGGCGGCGCCGCCTAAACGAAGCCACCGGGCAAGACGCCGGCGTCGATGCTGCGCCGGGTCACGTGGGGAAGTGCGCCTGGTTGACGTGCGAGGCCACCCGCAGGGCATTGGCCGCCACGGTCAAACTGGGGTTCAGGCCGGCGCTGGACGGGAAGAACGAGGTGTCCACCACGTACAGGTTGGCGACCTCGTGCGCCCGGTTTTGGGGGTCCAGCACGCTGGTTTTGGGATCGGCGCCAAAGCGGCAGGTGCCACAGACGTGACCCAGGTTCGTGTTGTCTTTGCCGCTGCCCAGGCTGAGCGTGCGAAACGGCTGCAACAGCTCCTTCAGCTGCCGCACGAACGTTGCGCGGCGCTCGAGCTCGCTGGGGTGTAACCGATACTGCATTCGCAGCCGCTGGCGGGCATCCGCGCTGGGTCGATTCGACGGCAGGATGCGGTTGTCCAGGTACGGCAGGTCTTCCATGATCGCGGCCAGCACCAGCCCGCCGGTGACGAACCGCCGATAGATCCGGCGCGCGGCGGGGCCCAGCACGCGCATCGCCCCACCTCGCCAGCCTGGGCGGTTGGCCAGCCACTCGATGGGCGGTATCTCGCCGAATGACTGCACGGTGCCGTATTTCTGCCCCTCGTAGAAGTAGAAGTCGTTGAGCCCGATTTCCTTGTTGGCCGCCGTGATCTTGTGCTTGGGGTCTGGCCAGACCTCGATCGGCTCGAGCAGATGGCGCATCAAGTTGCGGCCCACCCAGTCGGAGCCGTTGGCCAATCCGGCCGGCCAGTCACCCGACCGGGAGTTGAGCAACAACAGCGGCGTCGCTAACGCGCCGGCGGCCAGCACCACCACCTTGGCCTGCAGCGCCAGCGTCCCGGAGTGATGCTGGGCGATCACCTGCTGCACGTGGGTGCGGTCCGCCTGCAGACGCACGACCCGGCACTCGGTCAGCAGCTGGGCGCCGTGCTCGGCAACGGCCGGCAACACGCCGTTGCGGGCGGCGTCGTTCTTGCACGGCCGGGGGCACAGATAGGCCTGGCAGGTGGCACACCCCTCGGCGTACTCGCAGGCCATCGGCAGGTGGTAGGGATGCAGCCCGCGACCGGTCAGATAGTCGACCAACGGTTGGTTATCCGTCGAGAACGGCGGCGCCGCGGGCAGGCCGACCGCGGCGGCCTCGGGGCGCAGGGGATCGGGCTGACCACGAACCCCGAGCAGCTTTTCGGCCTCGGCGTACCACGGGCTCAGCTGGTCGTAGGTGATCGGCCAGGCCTCCGGCACCGTGGAATCCCCGGGGTCGCGGAAGTTTTGTCGGGGGGTGAAATCCTGAGCGAAGAACCGCTCGCACACCATGCCGTACAGGGCCGAGGATCCGCCGGTGCCGCTGCCGATGGTCGGCACGAACCGCTTCGAGAAGCGTCGGCTGATGTCTTCGATCTCGTCGGTGCTGCGGCCGGCGCGGGCCAACGCGTCGTAGAACGTTGCCGCGGAACGGTACGCCCGCGGTTCGGCCAGCTCGGGCATGGCCGCGCGAATGGTTCCCGCGGTCCCGGGCAGGGTCGAGCGGCCCTTTTCGACGAACAGCACCCGGCGGCCGGAGCGGGCCAGCGAGTAGCCCAGCATCCCGCCGCCCATGCCGCTGCCCACGACGATCACGTCCCACAGCACGCGTTCGGCCTCGCGCGCGCTCAGATCGCCGTCAGCCAATCGTGCTCCTCAGCGGTCGACTCTGTGCACCGATGCATGGCGGGCCCCGCGTCCAACCGGGTTGCCCCTCGCGATCCAACCACCTCGATCGGGTGCCTGTCCGAACTTTTGGATTCCAGGTCGGCGGTGCGGGCATTCGATTAAACTGCCGATCGGATTAGCGGGGGCGGGAGGCCGCCGCTTTCGCTCGTCGAACGCATACGGGGAACTGAAGGGCTGGGTTCCGCGATGCCACATCTGCACTTTCGCGGGACACCACATCGACGGCGTCCCGGCTCATCGGCGGGAGCACCGGCACGCGAGATAGGAGCATTGTGACCGCGACCGATCGCGACGCCCGATCCGAGTACCTCGAGCGGACCCGCCGCGAACTCACCCGATACGGGATGCGCGAGCGCATGCCCGCCGATTGGTCCCTGCGGCGCCGACTGCTGGTGAAAACCTACAGCACCGTCGCCCCGCTGTTCATGCGCAAGAACCCGTTCGGTCAGCGCAAGCGCGACTTCGGCCTGGACTGGCCCGCGGAAGCCGAGACGATGATCGGGATGCAGCGGCTCACCAGCCTGCAGCATTGCGTCGAGACGGCACTGGCCGAGGAGATCCCCGGCGATTTGGTCGAATGCGGAGTGTGG is from Mycobacterium conspicuum and encodes:
- a CDS encoding GMC oxidoreductase, whose translation is MADGDLSAREAERVLWDVIVVGSGMGGGMLGYSLARSGRRVLFVEKGRSTLPGTAGTIRAAMPELAEPRAYRSAATFYDALARAGRSTDEIEDISRRFSKRFVPTIGSGTGGSSALYGMVCERFFAQDFTPRQNFRDPGDSTVPEAWPITYDQLSPWYAEAEKLLGVRGQPDPLRPEAAAVGLPAAPPFSTDNQPLVDYLTGRGLHPYHLPMACEYAEGCATCQAYLCPRPCKNDAARNGVLPAVAEHGAQLLTECRVVRLQADRTHVQQVIAQHHSGTLALQAKVVVLAAGALATPLLLLNSRSGDWPAGLANGSDWVGRNLMRHLLEPIEVWPDPKHKITAANKEIGLNDFYFYEGQKYGTVQSFGEIPPIEWLANRPGWRGGAMRVLGPAARRIYRRFVTGGLVLAAIMEDLPYLDNRILPSNRPSADARQRLRMQYRLHPSELERRATFVRQLKELLQPFRTLSLGSGKDNTNLGHVCGTCRFGADPKTSVLDPQNRAHEVANLYVVDTSFFPSSAGLNPSLTVAANALRVASHVNQAHFPT